GTTTATCCTCAAACACTTGGAACACGTTACCGTGACTTCCATTAGCTAATACTTGACGCTGTTCGTGTTTATCATAGATGGATGATAATTGACCTTGCTCGTTCCACGCTATTTCGAGGTGAGGCGTTGAAATTCCTGATTCATTCAGCTTGAATGGAGTGCTTAGTGGCTCAGAATTCACATCTTCTACGAAGGAGATGGTGGTGTATCCGAGAGAAGGAATGTCGGACACTTCAATGATCCAACGGTCACCTTCTCGTTGAGCTTGTAATGGTTTACCTTCTGAACTTATCCAATGTCCTTTTTCCATGTCAGACTCAATAGCGATTTCTACGAGCTCGGTCAATTCCCAAGAAGCATTGTTCCAGATGGTATATTTACCGGCTTCATTTCCGTTCACAAGTGCCTTTGTAGATTGTTCCCATACAGATTGACCAATGGCTTCGGCTTGAGCATATTCAATCGTACTGTCTTCATACACTTCACGAATCGAAGAGCCCGGAATAATATCATGGAATTGGTTACGCAAAATAATTCTCCAGCCTTCGTCTAGATCGGTCTGACGATAGTTCGACCAATCTTCAGACACCACACTTTGGAGTGCATTTAGCCATTCCGCCTCACGGTATAGCAGTTCAAGCTTGCGGTTCATCCGCTTATTGTAGGCTTGGCTTGTGTACGTGCCACGGTGATATTCTAAGTAAAGCTCACCATCCCATACATGGACATAACGATCTGTATTAGCAACGGTTTCTTGCAGGTTACGGAAGTAGTCTCCCGCTGTTCCTGTTTCAATTTTCGGTAGACCTGGGAGATCGTTGAGCCTGCGGCGCATCTCTAGCATTTCACGGTTAACTCCGCCGCCACCATCACCATATCCGTAAGAAAGTAATAAATTGCGATTTACTTCTTTATCCCGATACGTATCCCAAATACCTTTTACAGTCTTAGGAATGATACGGCCATTATAGGTGTAGAACCAAGAATCTTCTTCAGACCAAGGCTCTGGTGTTGTAATAAAGTGTGTTAATACTTCAGTGCCATCAATACCACGCCATTGGAAGGTATCATGTGGCATGCGGTTGTATTGATTCCAGCTAATTTTCGTGGTCATGAACGTATTAATTCCTGATTTTTTTAGAATTTGCGGCAAGGACCAGCTGTAGCCAAATACGTCTGGCAGCCATAAATAGTCACATTCGACACCAAATTCGTTACGTAAGAAGCGAGTTCCATAGAGTAATTGACGGACAAGAGACTCTCCTGAAGTTAAGTTGCAGTCTGCTTCGAGCCACATGCCACCACCAGCTTCCCAGCGTCCTTCAGCAACACGTTCACGAATCTTCTCGTAGATTTCTGGATAATCATTCTTGATGTATTCATAGAGCTGAGGCTGAGTCTGTAAAAAAGTATAGTCAGGGAACATTTCCATCAGACGAAGTACGGTTGAGAAGGAACGCGCACATTTCTCACGAGTGTGCTTCAATTGCCATAACCAAGCGACATCAATATGGGTATGACCAATACAGGTAACTGTAACTGGCGAAGACTTCTCCATTTTATTAATTTCATCACGCAAATAATTGCGGGCTTCTTCGATCGAAGCGTAGAAGACATCGGAACCTGGACGAGACCAGTCGATCAGGAGAAACGAGCGGTCTACTGTACTCAGTAGCTGTGTATACTCTGGTGTTTTGGCATCGAGTACGTTCAGCGTCTCAACTACAGCAAGCGCGGTAAAGTAGAAATCATCCGTTGCTTCGTCCAGCCAACAAATTTCAGCCATACGAATGCCATGTGTTTGATCTTTCTTAGGGCCACCACCTTCAAGTCCTGACCATAACCGGAAGGTAAGTGGAAGCTGCGTACCTACCGTTTCATTCGGCAAGAACACTTCAGTGTGATTGGAATCTACACCTTGATAGGGCTTATCGTTGTAAAAGAACAAAGATTCAAAACCGGAGTTGTTTCCGGCACCCGTCTCGCCAAAATCAAATCGACCCAGTACTCTGCGTCCTGCCCAAGAGGCGGGTACGTCTATCTGTGTCGTTAACCATAAATACAAATCGCGACCTTTCCAGGTATCGCCAACCTTAAGCTTTGACCATTCTCCATCCTTGGGTGGTTCCGCTGCAATTTCACCTTGTTTGTCAATCATAGAGTTGAAAAAAGGAATGTGTATACGATCCCGGTAACGATATTCGGAAATCTCGTTTAGTTGGGAGTTGAGTTTACGTTTGGTTAGAAACATGAGTAATAGCCCTCCAATATGTTGATGGGGGACGAGGAAATTAAGATTTATGGGTGATTACAGGTTTGTTTGGGGGGTAGAAACCAACTATAGACGATTTTAAGCGAGATGTAAACTCATGATATATAAAAAATAATGTGAGTAGGAAAGATTTACATCTAAAAATGAATACGCTCCCATTGCACAAAAAGAAAGGTGGTGTTAAGCTTCTAATCCTAAAGGTGAGTTTTTGAAGGATGGTGAATTTGTTGAATGTAAAGAAATTTTATCAAAATCATTTACGAAAAAAACTGTTCAATAAAATTTTAGCTATATATTCTTCCATCATTATTATTACGTTAATAGCCTCTTCCATTACTGTGTATAAATACTATGACCAGACGATCACGCGTCAACATGTAGATGCTAATCGAGAGGTATTGGATTACGTGAGTTTATATATGAATCAGCAGTACGAAGGGATCCAATTGGCCATTCAGCAAATTTATAGTGATGCCTCTGTAAGTGAGGATTTGTCATACTTTTTGCAACATGATTATGGGGATTATCTTAAATATCGTTTAGATCAATTTGCGGAAATTGGGAGCTTTGTACCCCATACGTTCGATACTTATTTCAAAACGTATTTGAATCAGAAAAGTGGTATTTCTGACGTTATCTTATACAGCACAGAGAAAGAATTTTATTATTTATATAAAAATAATACACGACAACTCTACAAGAGAGATATAGATAGTTCTGAGCAAAAAGCACCCATACCCAAGAATGGATGGGTCTCGCATGAAAAAAAATTATTACTTAAGGAAATAAGGGAAGACAATAACAATTTGTATACGATGACTAGGGAAATTAAAGATCCGATTTCATTGAAAACGATCGGTATGCTCATTATAGATTTTGATGCTGAACTTATTTCAAAATGGCTTGGTACGAAAGGTACAGAGAATAATGGCCAAGTGTTGGTTCTAACACCAAGTGGTGACGTCATTTATGATTCGTTAGGAAAGTATATGGGACAGCAGTATCCGCATATGGCTGGTCTTTATTCAGACGGCTGGACTGCACTGGATGGATTGTCCAAGGTTAACTTAAATACAACGAATAGCTCAGGTCTTATTGTGGCAGGAATCATTCAGAAGTCGCAGGTCAATAAAGAAATGATTGTTGTACGAAATTGGATTATTGGGATTACGGCAGCACTAATTGTTGCGGCAATGTCCATTACATACGGAATCATTTTACGTTTCTCTAAAAAAGTGAAGATCATTGTCAAATCTATGAAGCGATTACAGGAAGGCGACTTAAGCACGCGTATTCACCTTAATCGAGAGGATGAATTGCAGCTTATTGCCAACAACTTTAACTATATGTGTGAACGATTAGAACTATACATTAATAAAGTTTACATTTCAGAAATTACGCAAAAAAATGCAGAACTCGTAGCTCTTCAATCGCAGATTAATCCGCACTTTTTATATAACACGCTTGAAGCTATAAGGATGCGGGCCATTTCGCAAGGCGCGAAGGATGTAGGTCAGATGATTTACATTTTATCTACGTTATTCCGAACCATGATTAAGAAAAGTATGGTTGTTACCATCGCTGACGAGATTGAATACTGCAACCTGTATCTTGAGTTGTTCCAGATTAGGCATAAAGATAAGCTCCAAATCGAGTCGCGAATAAGTCCAGTAGCTATGAATTGTTCTATCGTTAAACTGCTGATCCAGCCGATCATAGAAAATTATATTGTTCACGGATTCAGGCCCGACCGATTCGATAACCTAATACGTATTGAAGTTACTGAATTAGACGGGCGTATTCAAATTACTATATGTGATAACGGAAATGGTATTATTCCCAGCAAGCTAGTGGAGCTACAGAAAACGCTTCAAGTCAGTATGCGAATGGATGCACCGCCTTCCTCGCTTGGACTATGTAATGTGAATGAGCGAATTAAGCTTTATTATGGAACTGAATATGGATTAACGATTGCTAGTGAGATAGGTGAAGGAACAACAGTCATCATGAATATACCAGTGGTAAGGGAGAGTACTAAATAATGCACAACATACTTATTGTGGATGATGAACCTCTTATTCTTGAAGGATTACGTTCAGTGATCGAATGGGAAGATTATGGACTAAGAATCGCAGGGCAAGTGGGTAATGGAGAAGAAGCTTTAGAATTTCTGCATAACCATAACGAAGCCATAGACATCTTAATTACTGATATTATGATGCCAAAACTTACGGGACTTGAACTGATTCAACAAATCAAGAGTTTTGATTCAAAAATGAGATTTATTATCTTAAGCGGATATGAGCAATTTGAGTATTTAAAAGCTGGAATGAGTCTAGGCATTGAGAATTATATTCTTAAACCCATTAATATAAAAGAATTGGAATCAACCATTGAACAAATTGTTGAAGTCCTCAATCAAGAGGATGTTGAACAATTTCATGCTAAGGAGGATCAGCAAGTATTACGTAACAATATTCTGAACCGCTGGGTAACTGGAAACATTGATCGACAGGAACTACTGCATCGTTCAAAAGTGTTGAATATTTCGCTAGACTGTTCATTTTTTACTGTGGCTGCGATTCGGCTTATTACGGAACATGAAGAGGATGAGAGTCAACATAAACTGCACCCTAATCAACTTATGGAAGAATGTTATCGTATCGCTGTGCAGTCCGTAGCAGAGCGCGGAACGGTTATTGTATTTATAGATATGGAAGGTGATCTTGTTCTTATTATTGCTGAGTCGGCTAAAGATGAGAACAAAGAAGAGATTTATTGTGTGCTGGAACAAGTACAACATGAGATTAGGCATGAATTAGGAAAATCTGTCTGGATAACGATAGGCAGTAAGGAACATACTTTTCAAGAAGTACCTCAAAGTTATAAAAAAGCGAAGAGTTTATATGTGGATCATCTTATGCTGCCGGGCTACCCGATTATAGATGTGGATCAACTATCGAAGATGGTTTTACACGAGGAAAAGCTCGAAATTGATTATGAAGCATTTACTAAATTATTATTATCTGGAGAGCGTGAGGCGACGAACCAGTTTATCGCAGACACGTTTAAACAGCTGTTCGGTTGTGGCGTGATTACCCGCATGGATAATTACAACGTAGCGATTGAATTAATGCTGATCGCTAAGAAAATGGAGAAAAACTCTAATTTTAGTGCCGTGTTTAATCCCTTGCTACGCATCCACACCATTGAGCAGTTGCTTCACCATGTGCAGGAAAGTGTGAAAGAAACGCTGGACCAATTATCGTTAGTAAGTGATGAACTGAGCCCGAATATGAGATATATGGTTGATCAAGTAAGCAAACACTATAGAGAAGAGCTATCACTGAAAACGCTCAGTCAGCGAATGAATATGCATCCTAATTACTTGGGACAGCTATTTCAGAAGGAAATGGGACGAAGTTTTTCTGATTATGTTAACCAATTTCGAATCGAAAAAGCAAGACAACTGCTGCTTCAAACTACTTTATTAACCAACGAGATTGCAGCTGAAGTAGGGTATCCAGACCCAGCTTACTTCTATCGTCAGTTCAAAAAGTCAGTCGGTATATCTCCAACAGAACTCCGAAATATGTACAAAAAAGAAAAATCGTAGAATAAAGGAAATGTTCCCGGGTATCACGTTCAAGTGGGGGGGTCACGAACGTTGGTCACGAGAATATTTCCTTTTTTTTGTTCAAATATAAGTTTTACGAATGTCGTTTCTTCTTGGAATCTTTAATTATTACATATCATTCTGGAGTTTTTCAACTTTATGAAACCGCTTTTATAGCGCAGAATTAAAGATAGTTAAAGGGGCAAGGAAATAAGAGCGAAAGGGTATATGGGGATTGTTTGGGGATAGAGAAGGGGGATGTGGAATGATGTCTGCTTTTTTCAAAAGCTTAAATAAGGATAAAGTTCTGTGGTTTATGGTATTACCAGGGACAATATGGTTCCTAATCTTTTGTTACTTACCGATGTTCGGAACCATTATTGCATTTAAGGATTTCAAGATTCATCGGGACGGATTCTTTGCAAGCGTTTTAAATAGTAAGTGGGTTGGCCTTGAAAATTTCAACTTCTTGTTCTCGACGGAGGACGCCTATATTATTACAAGAAATACGATACTGTATAACGTGGCGTTGATCTCTCTAGGTTTAGTTCTTGCGGTGGGTATTGCGATCACCTTGAACGAACTTGTGAACAAACGGATGGCCAAAGTTTATCAAACGGCGATGTTTATGCCTTACTTCCTTTCTTGGGTTATTATTAGTTTCTTTACATTCAGCTTCCTAAGTGTAGATAAAGGGATCTTGAATCAAGTGATTGTGTACTTCGGAGGCGATCCTGTTTCCTGGTATGGGGATACTCGCTTTTGGCCTTATATCCTAATTTTCATGGGGATTTGGAAATCAATTGGTTATTCGAGTGTTGTTTACTTAGCAGCTATAGCGGGTATCGACAAGTCCTACTATGAAGCGGCTATGATTGATGGGGCCAGCAAATGGCAGCAAATTAAGTTTATTACACTTCCTTTGCTTAAACCTTTAATGGTAACGCTAACTATTCTAGCGATTGGTGGTATTTTTAGATCTGACTTCGGTTTATTCTATCAAATTCCTCGGGATTCCGGTGTTCTATACTCCGTAACGAATGTTATTGATACTTATATTTATCGAAGCATGAGTACGACAGGAAATCTAGGGATGAGTACAGCAGCCGGTTTATATCAATCCATCGTTGGATTTATTATGGTGCTTGTAACGAATTCTATTGTGAAAAAGATCAGTAAAGAAAACGCGATATTCTAGAAAGGAGTCATTGACGTTATGCAAGTATTCAAACGTAAGCAAAAAGAAGTCGACAACAACGCCATTACTCCTTTTTGGAATGTGGTACTCAATATTGTGATTGGAATTTTCGCTTTTACCTGTGTGTTTCCGTTCTTGTTTGTCATAGCCATTTCTTTTACAGATGAGAAAGTACTCGCTTTAAATGGATTTAGCTTAATCCCAGAAAAATTTAGTTTGGCAGCGTATCAGTTTATTTTTAACACAGGTGACCAGTTATTTCGTTCTTTTGGAGTTACGTTACTTGTTACTGTATTAGGTACGCTCATTAGCTTATTTCTAATTACAACTTACGCCTATGTTCTTTCTCGAAGATCATTTCGCTATCGTAACTTTTTTAGCTTCTTCGCCTTCTTCACGATGTTATTCTCAGGCGGAATGGTTCCGAACTATATTGTGGCCACGCAGTTTTTACATTTGTACAACACGATATGGGCTTTAATATTGCCAATAGCGATGAATGCCTTTTTCATTCTAGTGATGCGGACCTTCTTCCAAACTTCAGTGCCTGATGCACTCATTGAGGCTGCGAAAATTGATGGTTCAGGGGAGTTTCGGACATTCCTGCAAATTGTACTTCCGATTTCTTTGCCGGGGATTGCAACCATCGGATTGTTCTGTACGCTTGGCTATTGGAATGATTGGTTTAATGCGCTCCTGTATATTGATGATGCGAGTCTTGTGCCGCTCCAAGCCATGCTAATGCGAATTCAGAATAATATGGAGTTTGTCATACAAAATAGTATGCAAATGGGATCAAGCTTTGAGATTGCTGCCACATTGCCGACAGAGACTGTTCGTATGGCGATGGTTGTGCTGGCTACCTTGCCTATAGCACTAGCTTATCCGTTCTTCCAAAAGTATTTCGTAAAAGGTTTAACCGTTGGCTCTTTAAAAGAGTAACGCTACTAAGATGTATTTATTCGTATCGCTTGTACAGGAACGATATAAATAAAGATTTACTAATCTAAAGGGGGAAAATAGAAATGAAAGTGAAAAAAAGTTTAACGCTCGCTCTTGTAGGAACAATGCTTTTATCTGGCCTTCTTGCTGGATGTGGTTCGAATAATAATACAAATGCAGCCAAAGAGACAGATAGTTCAGCGGCAGCGGGGAATTCATCGGGATTAAAGCCATATGAGCTGAAGATGTATTTAATTGGTGGACCTCAGAAGGATTTGGATCTTGTATTAAAAGAAGTTAATAAATATACAAAAGAAAAAATTAATGCGACGTTGAACATTACGATGTTCGATTGGGGTGATTACGATAAGAAGATGCAAGTCATTACCGCCTCTGGTGAGCCTTATGACATTGCCTTTACATCTTCTTGGACGAATGATTTCCGTCGTAACGCAGCTAACGGAACTTTCTTGGGACTGAATGACCTGCTAGATAAGTATGGAAAAGAAACGAAGGAAGCTTTGGACCCACGTTTCTTAGAAGGAACTAAGATTAAAGGTGAAATCTATGGCGTTCCTGTAAATAAAGAGCTTGGACAGCAATGGGTATGGCGCTTCAATAAGAAATATGTTGATAAATACAAAATGGATATTTCCAATATTCGTACATTGGATGATCTAGAGCCGCTACTTAAAACCATTAAAGAGAACGAGCCTGCTGATATTACACCGCTAGCTGTTCCTAAAGGCTTTAAACCATTCATGCCATTTGACTATGTTCTTGGTGATGAACTACCTATTGGGGTCTATATGGATTCCAAAGATGGCAAGGTTATTAATATTCTTGAGACACCTGAACTTGCAACATCGTTAGATACGATGCGTAGATTTTACACAGCAGGTTACTTACGCCCAGATGTCGCGACACTTGATGGTATTGATAATATTAAAACAGGTAAATGGTTTGCAGATCGTGAAATCACACAGCCTTATGCAGAAAAAGGTTGGTCTCGTTCAGCAGGTTATGAAATTGTAACTTCGCCTATGCATGAGCCTTATGTGTATACACAGTCAGCAGCAGGTTCGATGCACGCTATTTCAGTAACATCAGGTGATCCTGAGCGCGCAATGATGTTCTTGAATCTCTTGAATACAGATAAATATTTACGCAATTTGCTCAACTATGGCATCGAAGGAACACATTATAAGAAAATTTCCGACAATGTCATTGAAGATCTGCCTGCAATGCAAGATAGTTATGCAATGCCTGGGTTCACGCTTGGAAATATGTATCTGACTTATCTGCACTCAGATGACCCTGCTGATAAATGGGATGCTTTTAAGAAGTTTAATGATTCTGCAAAAGAAGCCCCTACATTCGGATTTGCTTTTGATCCTACACCTGTAAAAACAGAAGTAGCGGCTATCAACAACGTAACTAAAGAATTTATGCCAGCTCTATATACAGGTTCTGTTGATCCTAAATCGTATCTGCCAAAAGCAACAAAGAAATTTAAAGAAGCAGGACTAGATAAAGTAATTGCAGAAATTCAAAAGCAACTTGATGAGTGGAATAAGACAAAGAAATAATGCAATGAAAGTAACAAAACGCCTACGATTAATCTAAAGGTAACACAAATAGGATTAGTGGAGACGGGCAGCTATGCTGCCCGTCTCTCTATCTATACTCATTTTTATCAAGAGGAGTGAGAATATGGAACAATTCAGACTTCCAACCATCTCTATGCCGAAGCTGCCGCTTCCACAAGCGATTCAAGAAGTGTTGAATGAAGCAGAGGAGAAATTAGCTCATCGACCTAAACTGTTGCAGCTCTTCAAGAACTGCTTTCCGAATACGCTTGAGACAACGACTAAGCTCATGGATGATGGAACAACATTCATAATTACTGGAGATATCCCAGCTTCTTGGTTGAGAGATTCTGTGGAACAGGTTATGCACTATGTGCCATTTGCTATGAACGATCCGGATCTTCAACGTATCATTGGCGGGTTAATCAAACGTCATATTGAGTATATTCACATTGACCCGTACGCCAATGCGTTTAATGAAACAGCGAATGATTGGCATTGGAGCACTAGCGATATTACGGAGATGTCCCCATGGGTGTGGGAGCGTAAATTTGAGATCGATTCCCTCTGTTTTTCCATGCGTCTGGCCTATGCCTATTGGAAAGAAACGGGGAAGACTGATATATTCGACGCTGGATTTAAGGCAGCAATGGTTAAAATATTCAACCTGTTCAGAACGGAACAGCGCCATGCTGAATTATCTCCTTACCGCTTTACGCGTAATAATGGAATTCCTGAAGATACGCTGCGCAACAACGGCCTTGGTATGCCTGTGAATTATACGGGGATGGTCTGGTCCGGATTCCGTTCGAGCGATGATGCTTGCGATTTCCATTACAACATCCCGGGGAATATGTTCGCTGTTGTTGCATTACGTCATATGCAGGAATTTGCAGAATGGGTATTCCGTGATCTTGAATTTCTGAGAGAGCTTAAGGCATTAGAAGCTGACATTGATCACGGAATCAAGCTGTATGGCATTTACCGTCATCCGAAATTCGGTCCAATCTACGCCTACGAGACCGACGGTTACGGCAATTACTGCTTGATGGATGA
The window above is part of the Paenibacillus sp. FSL K6-0276 genome. Proteins encoded here:
- a CDS encoding glycoside hydrolase family 125 protein; this encodes MEQFRLPTISMPKLPLPQAIQEVLNEAEEKLAHRPKLLQLFKNCFPNTLETTTKLMDDGTTFIITGDIPASWLRDSVEQVMHYVPFAMNDPDLQRIIGGLIKRHIEYIHIDPYANAFNETANDWHWSTSDITEMSPWVWERKFEIDSLCFSMRLAYAYWKETGKTDIFDAGFKAAMVKIFNLFRTEQRHAELSPYRFTRNNGIPEDTLRNNGLGMPVNYTGMVWSGFRSSDDACDFHYNIPGNMFAVVALRHMQEFAEWVFRDLEFLRELKALEADIDHGIKLYGIYRHPKFGPIYAYETDGYGNYCLMDDAGTPGLMSIPYLGYVTADDEIYQNTRRFALSKENPFYFEGTAAKGIGSPHTPKDYIWHMALSMQGLTASTKEEKLEMLAMLEATDADTGFMHEGFHVDDPNIFTRKWFAWSNSLFSQLVYKMMKDGLL
- a CDS encoding response regulator transcription factor, with amino-acid sequence MHNILIVDDEPLILEGLRSVIEWEDYGLRIAGQVGNGEEALEFLHNHNEAIDILITDIMMPKLTGLELIQQIKSFDSKMRFIILSGYEQFEYLKAGMSLGIENYILKPINIKELESTIEQIVEVLNQEDVEQFHAKEDQQVLRNNILNRWVTGNIDRQELLHRSKVLNISLDCSFFTVAAIRLITEHEEDESQHKLHPNQLMEECYRIAVQSVAERGTVIVFIDMEGDLVLIIAESAKDENKEEIYCVLEQVQHEIRHELGKSVWITIGSKEHTFQEVPQSYKKAKSLYVDHLMLPGYPIIDVDQLSKMVLHEEKLEIDYEAFTKLLLSGEREATNQFIADTFKQLFGCGVITRMDNYNVAIELMLIAKKMEKNSNFSAVFNPLLRIHTIEQLLHHVQESVKETLDQLSLVSDELSPNMRYMVDQVSKHYREELSLKTLSQRMNMHPNYLGQLFQKEMGRSFSDYVNQFRIEKARQLLLQTTLLTNEIAAEVGYPDPAYFYRQFKKSVGISPTELRNMYKKEKS
- a CDS encoding ABC transporter substrate-binding protein, giving the protein MKVKKSLTLALVGTMLLSGLLAGCGSNNNTNAAKETDSSAAAGNSSGLKPYELKMYLIGGPQKDLDLVLKEVNKYTKEKINATLNITMFDWGDYDKKMQVITASGEPYDIAFTSSWTNDFRRNAANGTFLGLNDLLDKYGKETKEALDPRFLEGTKIKGEIYGVPVNKELGQQWVWRFNKKYVDKYKMDISNIRTLDDLEPLLKTIKENEPADITPLAVPKGFKPFMPFDYVLGDELPIGVYMDSKDGKVINILETPELATSLDTMRRFYTAGYLRPDVATLDGIDNIKTGKWFADREITQPYAEKGWSRSAGYEIVTSPMHEPYVYTQSAAGSMHAISVTSGDPERAMMFLNLLNTDKYLRNLLNYGIEGTHYKKISDNVIEDLPAMQDSYAMPGFTLGNMYLTYLHSDDPADKWDAFKKFNDSAKEAPTFGFAFDPTPVKTEVAAINNVTKEFMPALYTGSVDPKSYLPKATKKFKEAGLDKVIAEIQKQLDEWNKTKK
- a CDS encoding carbohydrate ABC transporter permease, which produces MQVFKRKQKEVDNNAITPFWNVVLNIVIGIFAFTCVFPFLFVIAISFTDEKVLALNGFSLIPEKFSLAAYQFIFNTGDQLFRSFGVTLLVTVLGTLISLFLITTYAYVLSRRSFRYRNFFSFFAFFTMLFSGGMVPNYIVATQFLHLYNTIWALILPIAMNAFFILVMRTFFQTSVPDALIEAAKIDGSGEFRTFLQIVLPISLPGIATIGLFCTLGYWNDWFNALLYIDDASLVPLQAMLMRIQNNMEFVIQNSMQMGSSFEIAATLPTETVRMAMVVLATLPIALAYPFFQKYFVKGLTVGSLKE
- a CDS encoding ABC transporter permease subunit, producing the protein MSAFFKSLNKDKVLWFMVLPGTIWFLIFCYLPMFGTIIAFKDFKIHRDGFFASVLNSKWVGLENFNFLFSTEDAYIITRNTILYNVALISLGLVLAVGIAITLNELVNKRMAKVYQTAMFMPYFLSWVIISFFTFSFLSVDKGILNQVIVYFGGDPVSWYGDTRFWPYILIFMGIWKSIGYSSVVYLAAIAGIDKSYYEAAMIDGASKWQQIKFITLPLLKPLMVTLTILAIGGIFRSDFGLFYQIPRDSGVLYSVTNVIDTYIYRSMSTTGNLGMSTAAGLYQSIVGFIMVLVTNSIVKKISKENAIF
- a CDS encoding sensor histidine kinase, producing the protein MNVKKFYQNHLRKKLFNKILAIYSSIIIITLIASSITVYKYYDQTITRQHVDANREVLDYVSLYMNQQYEGIQLAIQQIYSDASVSEDLSYFLQHDYGDYLKYRLDQFAEIGSFVPHTFDTYFKTYLNQKSGISDVILYSTEKEFYYLYKNNTRQLYKRDIDSSEQKAPIPKNGWVSHEKKLLLKEIREDNNNLYTMTREIKDPISLKTIGMLIIDFDAELISKWLGTKGTENNGQVLVLTPSGDVIYDSLGKYMGQQYPHMAGLYSDGWTALDGLSKVNLNTTNSSGLIVAGIIQKSQVNKEMIVVRNWIIGITAALIVAAMSITYGIILRFSKKVKIIVKSMKRLQEGDLSTRIHLNREDELQLIANNFNYMCERLELYINKVYISEITQKNAELVALQSQINPHFLYNTLEAIRMRAISQGAKDVGQMIYILSTLFRTMIKKSMVVTIADEIEYCNLYLELFQIRHKDKLQIESRISPVAMNCSIVKLLIQPIIENYIVHGFRPDRFDNLIRIEVTELDGRIQITICDNGNGIIPSKLVELQKTLQVSMRMDAPPSSLGLCNVNERIKLYYGTEYGLTIASEIGEGTTVIMNIPVVRESTK
- a CDS encoding alpha-mannosidase, with protein sequence MFLTKRKLNSQLNEISEYRYRDRIHIPFFNSMIDKQGEIAAEPPKDGEWSKLKVGDTWKGRDLYLWLTTQIDVPASWAGRRVLGRFDFGETGAGNNSGFESLFFYNDKPYQGVDSNHTEVFLPNETVGTQLPLTFRLWSGLEGGGPKKDQTHGIRMAEICWLDEATDDFYFTALAVVETLNVLDAKTPEYTQLLSTVDRSFLLIDWSRPGSDVFYASIEEARNYLRDEINKMEKSSPVTVTCIGHTHIDVAWLWQLKHTREKCARSFSTVLRLMEMFPDYTFLQTQPQLYEYIKNDYPEIYEKIRERVAEGRWEAGGGMWLEADCNLTSGESLVRQLLYGTRFLRNEFGVECDYLWLPDVFGYSWSLPQILKKSGINTFMTTKISWNQYNRMPHDTFQWRGIDGTEVLTHFITTPEPWSEEDSWFYTYNGRIIPKTVKGIWDTYRDKEVNRNLLLSYGYGDGGGGVNREMLEMRRRLNDLPGLPKIETGTAGDYFRNLQETVANTDRYVHVWDGELYLEYHRGTYTSQAYNKRMNRKLELLYREAEWLNALQSVVSEDWSNYRQTDLDEGWRIILRNQFHDIIPGSSIREVYEDSTIEYAQAEAIGQSVWEQSTKALVNGNEAGKYTIWNNASWELTELVEIAIESDMEKGHWISSEGKPLQAQREGDRWIIEVSDIPSLGYTTISFVEDVNSEPLSTPFKLNESGISTPHLEIAWNEQGQLSSIYDKHEQRQVLANGSHGNVFQVFEDKPLAHEAWDIDIYYQQKMREVTDCHSIEVIENGSLRCIVQFTWNYMDSTIKQQMILHAQHRRIDFVTKVDWHEKKQLMKVAFPVAIRATEATYDIQFGNVKRPTHWNTSWDYARFETVGHQWADLSDRGYGVSLLNDCKYGYDIKDNVMRLSLIKSATHPDPEADQGEHSFTYSILPHTGDWLQGDTVRQAWSINNPLRSTKGQAEVETKSMIRLSTNTVMVSALKKSEDGHKLIVRVHDYSGSRQQIDMTSDLNIISWQECNLMERPEGEVHTEPVITFVLEPYEIRTFEIEV